In Salvelinus alpinus chromosome 36, SLU_Salpinus.1, whole genome shotgun sequence, the genomic stretch acagacacacgcacgcagacacacagagagagtgagaaacaaacaaacatgcaAATAGCAGTTTTGTGATTAACAAACAAACATTGTGGTAGGTCTTCCCTTACTTCATAAAAGTGCTATTAGTTTAATTTTGGTGTTGAGAAAGACATGAAGAGGTCGACTGCATTCATTGTGAAGTTATGCGgtcgattctctctctctctctccttctccctgtcttTCTTAGCAACGTTACATTTTTTAAACCTACTTAGGACAATGTGCCTCCTATGAAGGAAAACTCGAAACATGATGAGAGGGAAGTGGAGCACACGAAAAGAGATATCCGGTCTTGCGGTTCACTTGGCAAAACTTTCCCAAATTCATTCATTTCAACTCTTAATTTAGCGAGACACCCTTTCACTTTTTGTACATCCTTTCAATCCTCACTATTTAAGTTAATCCGCAGATATGGATTCAGAACACAAACCACATTCTGACTGGAGGAAATTTGCAATATACTGGCAACAGGTAAGTCAACAACATGCTATCATTTGATCATTGCTTCAGGCTTCAATTAATTATTTTCAGGATTATATTCAACTAACAATGACCATCTTCAGCAGATCATCTAACTACCCTAAGAATGGCAATTCAGACTATCACTTGGATGAGCGCCTTCCTCTGCCTCGTGCAAGTTTTCTCGATGCCCATGCCTTGCCAGCTACAAGGACAGCTGGTGCGAACAACCCACAACCTACTGAGAGACatggtacattttttaaattactttTGACTTGAGATGTATTATCCAACTACGTTTAACTGAATAGCTCAACGGGAACAATgtgttttctctttctttcagggGGGTCATTTTCCTCTTGAGTGCCTGCAGGAGAATGTCGTCATGTCATTCCCAGCCACCGCATTTGCAACCTCCGGCGCGCCACAGGTAAGGGCACGCGAGCATATCCAAGTGTTCTTTACAGCATGAAAGAGTATTTGCAACCGTTAGGATTAGAAAGTAGAAAACTGTGAACTGCCatttatgttatttgaaattATTGCTGTTGTCCGTTTCAGTTGAGCAGCAGTGGTGCTAAGGCAATTTATGAGACATTGAAGAACATCGACACATTGTTTGGAACTGACGAACTGCCGACAATGTGGGACCAACAGAAGTTGGAGTATTTTCAGAACATTGTCTACCGTCAGATTGAAGAGAGCAAATGTGTGAGTACCTACCTATGCCAATACAGATAGTTTAAATGTTTAAGTGTGGTATGGTGACATTTGAATTATTTTCTTCTTGTGTCAGATGATGGGGAGTGTGGATACACGTGAATATCTAGTCAGGTAAAAGGCGCCGAATACGTACTTTATGAACATCGCCGCTGTCCTAAAATAAAAAGTAGGGTACAAGCAAATACACTATAATGGATGCATTTTAATTATTATTCATCGCCtgcctctttctttccttctgGCAGATGATGGGCAGTGTGGATACAAGTGATTATCCCATCAGGGCAGAGGACCTGAAGACGTACTTTGGGAACATTGCAGCAGTCCTAAAAGAAAAGGTAGAATATAGGTTGAAAACAAATAGACACATTGTTTTGATAATATCTCTACATAGGACAATATTACCCTACATTGCCCtaacagtttatttttattttcacagAATTTCAGTTACTGCGCCTGGGAAGTGGTTCGAAAAGAGCTCCTGTACACCCTAGAATTCATTCtgaaacacaactctgatagcctTCTGTGGTCCAACAGAACATGAATTTGAACTTGCAGATCTTTTTTACTATTGTGTTTTACAATTGTGCTTGATTGTGCTTAAAAGCCTTCTATTCTACAATCATGCAATGTGCAATGTCAAACAACAATATTATacaagtatttatttatttatcaaggttaattatttatttatgtaggcctatttatgaatgtatttatttatctatttgaAAATCGTGCCTGTTGTTGCTCTTCATCAAATGTTAAGTTAATAAAGAAATTATACTTTTATTAAATAttgttaatttttatttatttatttattttatttaacctttatttaaccaggtaggcaaattgagaacacgttctcatttacaattgcgacctggccaagataaagcaaagcagttcgacacatacaacaacacatagttacacatggagtaaaacaaacatatagtcaataatacagtgaaaaaaataaataagtctatatacaatgtgagcaagtgaggtgagataagggaggtgaaggcaaacaaatatatgtataaataaataaaaatataaaaggccatggaggcgaagtgagtacaacacagcaagtaaaataaaaaataaaaaataaaaaataaaaaataaataaaagaataaataaaaaataaataaaaataaaacaatggaatggttggtttgcagtggaagaaagtgcaaagtagagacagaaataatggggtgcaaaggagcaaaataaattaataaataaatacagtaggtaatcTGTAATCTGAGTGCTCATTCTGTATCCAAGTCTGTCGTTgtgtttttatgtatttattttttatttcacctttttttaaccaggtaggccagttgagaacaagttatcatttacaactgcgacatggccaagataaagcaaagcagtgcgacaaaaacaacaacacagagttacacataagcaaatatacagtcaataacacaatagaaaaatgtatgtacattgtgtgcaaatgtagaagagtagggagataAGGCAAAAAacaggccatagaggcgaaagaattacaattacaatttagcattaacactggagtgatagatgtgcagatgatgatgtgcaagtagagatcctGGGGTGACAAAgcgcaagagggtaagtaataatatggggatgaggtagttgggtgtgctatttatagattggctatgtacaggtacagtgatcggtaagctgctctgacagctgatgcttaaagttagagagggagatatgagactccagcttcagtgatttttgcaattaatTCCACTCATTggcatacctgctggagcacgtgctacgagtgggtgttgctatggtgaccagtgagctgacaaAATCCGGGGCTTTACTGgggcaaagacttatagatgatctggagccagtgggtttggcaacgaatatgtagtgaggtccagccaacgagagcatacaggttgcagtggtggatagtatatggggctttggtgacaacacggatggcactgtgatagactacatccagttcgctgagtagagtgttggaggctattttgtaaatgacatcgccgaagtcaaggattagtaggatagtcagtttagcgagggtatgtttggcagcaaaagtgaaagaggctttgttgtgaaataggacgccaattctagatttcattttggattggagatgcctaatgtgagtctggaaggagaattaacagtctaaccagacacctaggtatttgtagttgtccacatattctaagtcagaaccgtccagagtggtgatgctagtcgggcaggagggtgcggcagcaatcggttgaagagcatgcacttagttttactagcatttaaaagcagttggaggccacagaaggagtgttgtatggcgttgaagctaatttggaggtttgttagcacagtgtccaaagaagggacagatgtctacagaatggtgtcgtctgcgtagaggatgatcagagaatcaccagcagcaagagcgacatcattgatatatacagagaaaacagTCGGTCCTAGAATTGAACTTTTTGGCAACCACATAGTGGACATTAAGATATGTATTAAACATGCTCAGGAAGTTTTCACACATGGCAGTACAATTAGTCTTATTGCCTACTAATCCATAAAGGAAAGCCATTAAAACAAGTCAAATGTATCTTCTCAAAATGTAGTTATATTCAAATGCATTTTTTCAATGAAGTGTGTTTTATAACTGGACAGGGCTGTCTGTTTTGAACAGTGTACTTTGAGCACCTATACAACTTCCGTTCTAACCATGGAGATACTATTACATTATtagaattcctaattctatgtttCCAACCAATCTATGAAACTGCGTTCCACAATCAATAACGTAATAGGAGCAATATTCGCCGTATAGACTGAAAAGGTGCACAGTGAATTCACTAAACCAAGCCCAGCTCATTTAATCTCTACCATTGTGTTGCTGAGTTGTGATAATGTTTCAGAAAATGTACATTATCTCAGGGGCGTTGGAAGACAACATGTAAGTATGTCCCTCTTACTGTCCTGaatgatcctacagctattgtatgcagtaatcatattCCTATGTACCAGAGTtctactgttagcactgaggtggtgtaccCTAGCAGGAAGTCAACcatgtgcagctcaccctgcactaacataaataacccaAGCATGTCTACCTCTGCCAAGCCTCCCAGTAAAGCAagaaaaacaatcaagcatcccagaaaagtgttaaaaataGCCCATGTTAACTTTGTAGCTTAAGAAATATGGTTAacgaaatcaataatttgcttgTAACAGACAACACTCATACTCTGACAGTCtatgaaactcacttagataatacctttgatgacacagtggtagcaatacatggttataagatctacagagaagacagaaatgccaaaggtGGATGTGTGGCTGTTGATTTTCAGAATCACAGTACTGtgaagcttagagaggatctcatattaaatactgttgaagtaaaatGGCTACAGTTTCATCTGCCTCCcataaagcccattctggtgggaagctgctatagaccaccaagagctaacagtcagtatctggataacatgtatgAAATGCTTgacaatgtatgtgatatcaatagAGAGGTATatttgccttggcagcagctaatagggatccataacacatagaaatacaagcAGTGAGGTAAAATGGCTGAACTTTAGACTTCATTCAACACTATCAGTCTCTCTATTAATAACATCTATTTTTATTTCAAGGATGTGCAATGTAAACGCTGAACAGCCATGTGTTTCAAATTGCAGTGCCTGATTTAAAGAGAGTCTACAGACTAAATGTGTGAGCCAAATGTGGTCTCTGTGAAACACCTATTGAAACAACGGTTCTTCAAAACAACGTTTTTGGTTAACCCTACACAGAATCTGAAAAGTGTGGTGTTCAATGTCCACACTTTGAACATAGTTATATTGAACATGGCCCTCATTTAATAAGACAGAGCCCTTCACCAATATATTATAGAGTTATTTATTTTTCATATTCAATATTTCCTGCTGAATAATTGCTTACTATTATCATGAACTGCATTACTCCAATGTAATTCTTGTCATAGACATGAATAAAAACTGTTCACTTTCATTACGTTTTTCTGATTCATTTCAAAAGAGCAAAATTAAGAATCACCCAATGAAAATTGGGTCTTATTAAGGGAATCATTCAACCTTCTTCACAGTgttttccctgtacaccaagtcagaaccgtaggataaaaaaacgtggcatataagcagacaatgaaagctataataatattcgatgatgacttgtcttactcaagaaagcaaaaaatagaccatgtttgtatgcagctttattaactcaatgatttttttttttttacatttgatatGTGCAACTGATATGTGaaacgtattaatgccaaataacaagtaaaacaggcaacaacataaaaaagttaaacaaatgctaacttttttgttgttgtggttaaacaggtggggctcaaaacaggtggggcacACTCAGAAAACCGGTCGCCACTGGGTGGGTTCAAAATCAAATGCTCTCGAATAGAGGATAAATGAATCTGAGCAAATTCTACATCACCACAAATAGGATGCATTTCGCTGCCACAAATCACATATGAAACTGGGAACTTCCAGGCGCGGTTGTGGTGTCGTAGGACGCGTTGGCGCAGCACCTGTTGTGGTTGAGTTGACTGAAAAAATGCATGAATTGTTTGTGCTCCAGGAACACAGCGCATGCGCACGTGAGATCGTGGGAGCGGAGCTTCGCTACAAACTGGTGCAGTTTTAAAAATTCGTCGACACCATGGTCAAGCTGTGACGAAGTCGACTGCAGAGTCAAGCGGTGAGGAAGAAACGGCCTGTTGGACAACCTCATAATCATTATTGGAGACATGTGACATGTTCCTGAGGCTGGCTAATAGATTGATGATAtttttactgactgactgatttaTTTATATGTGAAggctatgtatttatttatttatttataacacAATTAAATGATATAATACATGCATCTATTATCATATTGGTTTTTTCATTCATTTATATATTCAGTCATCCATTTATTCATCCATTCAGTCTTTCATGCATTCATTTGTTAATAGGCAATCTACAGTTCAAAACAACACCATAGTGGTCACTCAACCACTATTCTGGTAAATAGATGAGGGATGGGGTTCCAGAAAAGTAACCGCTGTCAGAGAGCTATTGATTCAAGTAATGACCATCCAAgagatcaacattatagtttcaaCTACATTTTcaagctatacagtgtttgtttagatGTATATTGTTTCAAACAATGTCatgaaaaaatacattttgggttCTGTTGAGGTAAGACAGGTGGACTGAGCTCACGAGACCTTTAAAAGTTATATATTCTTCAAGAGTCAATAGGTAGCCTGTgtatcattcatttaaaagtccAAAATTGGATGTAGCAATCACAGAAACTAAGCATATCCAAGACGATGAGATGTAGCATTATTAGGAATTAAGATTTAGGTATTTTTCTACTAAGCCTACGATAATGTTATCACAAAACGTTAGCACATTGGTTAATTTAATTTCTCGTAAGTAATAAATGGTCAAATGTTAATGTTAGCCTGATTATTCAGATACACACGTCATAAAATGCTGGTTAATTTCTATATAATCTTCAGTTATTATCAACAGTTTAATTCGAATGTTTAGACATGAATGGGATTAAAGACAGAAGATGCAAACAGAACGAGATCATATTAAATTAtcatctctcactccctctctcaaagacacacgcacgcagacacacagagagagtgagaaacaaACAAATAAGCAAATTTGTGattaacaaacaaacatggtAGTAGGCCTTCCCTTAGTCCATAAAAGTGCTATTAGTTTAATTTTGGTGTTGATAAAGACATGAAGAGGTCGACTGCATTCATTG encodes the following:
- the LOC139565316 gene encoding interferon alpha-7-like, with translation MAIQTITWMSAFLCLVQVFSMPMPCQLQGQLVRTTHNLLRDMGGHFPLECLQENVVMSFPATAFATSGAPQLSSSGAKAIYETLKNIDTLFGTDELPTMWDQQKLEYFQNIVYRQIEESKCMMGSVDTSDYPIRAEDLKTYFGNIAAVLKEKNFSYCAWEVVRKELLYTLEFILKHNSDSLLWSNRT